From a single Microbacterium murale genomic region:
- a CDS encoding DeoR/GlpR family DNA-binding transcription regulator gives MSRQARIVELLVEQGFQSVTTMSDAFGVTSSTIRRDLQILEDRDLVQRTHGGAVPVRQTVTPNDLKGTLHRREKVAIGKAMADRILDGQTVLLDSGTTTLEVAKNLSSARNTIVTNDLKIGMVIAERQSAHLIFIGGELLPTDISMWGPTSVQQVQNLRVNVAIFGSDTVMEDGLYNTSSYEIELKRAMLSIASEAFFVADSSKFGREGVFKCFDLEPFTAGITDSRLDPMRAAHFPLPLIRAEI, from the coding sequence ATGTCGCGTCAGGCTCGGATCGTGGAATTACTGGTCGAGCAGGGTTTCCAATCGGTCACCACGATGTCCGACGCATTCGGCGTCACTAGCTCAACGATCCGTCGAGACCTTCAGATCCTTGAGGATCGTGATCTGGTCCAGCGCACGCACGGCGGCGCTGTGCCGGTCCGCCAGACCGTGACGCCCAACGATCTGAAGGGCACACTGCACCGACGCGAGAAGGTCGCGATAGGAAAGGCCATGGCCGACCGCATCCTCGACGGTCAGACGGTGTTGCTCGACAGCGGGACCACGACGCTGGAGGTGGCGAAGAACCTGTCCAGTGCTCGCAACACCATCGTCACGAACGACCTGAAGATCGGCATGGTCATCGCCGAACGCCAGAGCGCTCATCTGATATTCATCGGCGGAGAACTGCTCCCGACGGATATTTCGATGTGGGGACCGACCTCGGTGCAGCAGGTGCAGAATCTACGCGTCAACGTCGCGATCTTCGGATCCGACACGGTCATGGAGGACGGGCTTTACAACACGTCCAGTTACGAGATCGAGCTGAAGCGAGCGATGCTGTCGATCGCCTCCGAAGCGTTCTTCGTCGCCGACAGCTCGAAGTTCGGACGCGAGGGAGTGTTCAAGTGCTTCGACCTCGAGCCGTTCACCGCCGGCATCACTGATTCGCGCCTTGACCCCATGCGTGCAGCCCACTTTCCGCTGCCACTGATCCGCGCCGAGATCTAG